The Candidatus Palibaumannia cicadellinicola region GCACCAGCAGCAATCGCTTTAGCAATATCACCTGAGAAACGAATCCCCCCATCAGAAATTACTGGAATATTACTACCTTCTAGTGCTTCTACCACTTCAGCAATAGCAGTAATTTGTGGTACTCCTACCCCAGTAATGATACGTGTCGTGCATATAGAGCCAGGACCAATACCAACTTTTACTGCGTTAACTCCTGCTTCTATTAGTGCAAGTGCACCAGCACCAGTTGCAATATTTCCACCAATAATTTCTAGTTCTGGATATTTTTTACGTATTTGACGTATACATTGTAGTACTCCTTCTGAGTGACCATGTGAAGAATCAATTAGTAGAATATCAAGTCCTACAGCAATTAAAGATTCTACTCTTTTGTAATCACCAGCACCAACTGCTGCACCAACATATAAACGACCCTCTTGATCTTTACAAGCATTAGGTTTTTTTTCTGCTTTATGAAAATCTTTTACTGTAATCATGCCTATAAGATTAAATTTGTTATCAACAACTAGCGCTTTTTCAACACGTTTTTCATGCATTTTCATTAAAACTACTTCGCGTAATTCTCCTTCTTTTACTGTAACTAATCTATCTTTAGGAGTCATAAAAGTAGCTACTGGTAAAGTGAGATCAGAGACACAACGAACGTCACGATCTGTAATAATACCAACTAATTCTTTAGCATCAGTAACAACTGGATAACCAGCAAAACCATTACGAGCAGTCAGTACTTTTAATTCTAATATTGTAGTATAAGGAGTTAC contains the following coding sequences:
- the guaB gene encoding IMP dehydrogenase; amino-acid sequence: MLRIAKKALTFDDVMLLPAYSKVLPKKVNLVTQVTKKIFINIPMLAAAMDTVTESRLAIALAQEGGIGFIHKNMSIECQSDEVKRVKRHESGVLIHPKCVTPYTTILELKVLTARNGFAGYPVVTDAKELVGIITDRDVRCVSDLTLPVATFMTPKDRLVTVKEGELREVVLMKMHEKRVEKALVVDNKFNLIGMITVKDFHKAEKKPNACKDQEGRLYVGAAVGAGDYKRVESLIAVGLDILLIDSSHGHSEGVLQCIRQIRKKYPELEIIGGNIATGAGALALIEAGVNAVKVGIGPGSICTTRIITGVGVPQITAIAEVVEALEGSNIPVISDGGIRFSGDIAKAIAAGANCVMVGSLFAGTEESPGDIELYQGRSYKTYRGMGSVGAMSQGSSYRYFQTNHATDKLVPEGIEGRVAYKGSLTEVVHQHMGGLRSCMGLTGCASIEELRTKAEFVRISGAGIKESHVHDVDITKEPPNYRML